Proteins found in one Deinococcus misasensis DSM 22328 genomic segment:
- a CDS encoding DUF3006 family protein: MTQWIVEGFENGFVRLEHGDHLLDFPVQLLPQVKVGDVLFLEQEAGWFRFVLDEQSTRQAQQEAITALADLNADAPEGDLKI; the protein is encoded by the coding sequence CCAGTGGATTGTTGAAGGCTTCGAAAACGGCTTCGTGCGTCTGGAACACGGAGATCACTTGCTGGATTTTCCTGTGCAGTTGCTTCCACAAGTGAAAGTGGGGGATGTGCTGTTTTTGGAACAGGAAGCCGGATGGTTTCGTTTTGTGTTGGATGAACAGTCCACCCGGCAAGCCCAGCAAGAAGCCATCACCGCTCTGGCAGACCTCAATGCAGATGCTCCCGAGGGAGACCTCAAAATATGA